The Peribacillus sp. FSL P2-0133 genome has a segment encoding these proteins:
- the hemH gene encoding ferrochelatase — translation MSRKKMGLLVMAYGTPYTEEDIERYYTHIRHGRRPSDELIADLKGRYEAIGGLSPLAKITEGQAEALEKKLNSVQEEVEFKAYLGLKHIEPFVEDAVKQMHEDGIKEAVSIVLAPHFSTFSVKSYNGRAQDEAAKWGDLTITSVESWYDEPKFIQYWVDQIKEVIGKMSSEERDNFALIVSAHSLPEKILQSGDPYPNQLKETADMIAEGAGVTNYAVGWQSAGQTPEPWLGPDVQDLTRDLHRTKGYKAFIYIPVGFVAEHLEVLYDNDYECKVVTEEIGAGYYRPDMPNVKPEFIDALATIILNKLQEK, via the coding sequence ATGTCAAGAAAAAAAATGGGCCTTTTAGTCATGGCTTATGGTACTCCATACACTGAAGAGGATATTGAAAGATATTATACACATATTCGTCATGGGAGACGGCCAAGCGATGAATTGATTGCCGACCTAAAAGGCAGATATGAAGCGATTGGTGGATTATCCCCGCTTGCAAAAATAACGGAAGGACAAGCTGAAGCCCTTGAAAAGAAATTGAATTCCGTTCAGGAAGAAGTTGAATTCAAGGCATATCTTGGACTGAAACATATTGAACCTTTTGTTGAAGACGCAGTGAAACAAATGCATGAAGATGGAATCAAAGAAGCGGTCAGTATAGTATTGGCACCGCATTTTTCAACATTCAGCGTGAAGTCTTATAATGGACGTGCCCAGGACGAAGCCGCTAAATGGGGGGACCTGACCATAACTTCCGTTGAAAGCTGGTATGATGAACCGAAATTCATTCAATATTGGGTAGACCAAATAAAAGAAGTAATCGGGAAAATGTCCTCGGAAGAACGCGATAACTTCGCTTTGATTGTGTCGGCACATAGCCTTCCTGAAAAAATCCTGCAATCAGGAGATCCGTATCCAAATCAACTGAAAGAAACGGCAGACATGATTGCTGAAGGCGCAGGGGTTACCAATTATGCAGTAGGCTGGCAAAGCGCTGGACAAACACCTGAACCATGGTTGGGACCTGATGTACAGGATTTAACCAGAGATCTTCATCGAACAAAAGGTTATAAAGCTTTCATTTATATTCCTGTTGGCTTTGTTGCCGAGCACCTTGAAGTCCTTTATGATAATGATTATGAATGTAAGGTTGTGACAGAAGAGATTGGTGCAGGTTACTATAGGCCGGATATGCCCAATGTTAAACCTGAATTCATCGATGCTTTGGCTACAATCATTTTAAACAAATTACAGGAAAAGTGA
- a CDS encoding TetR/AcrR family transcriptional regulator, translating to MSVDRKKLILEAATKSFSLFGYKATTMDQVAKIANVGKGTIYTFYKNKEELFKEIVQRMIEEMKYEAEQSLDDQFSFFENLHRAVYRILEFRQEHQLSLKLLQEEREIGTPAVQEMVNEMEEAIVSYIKEKLKIAIDKGYIQPCDPEITAFLMLKMYLALIFDWERNHAPLEKEEIAELFKIYLFKGLSVK from the coding sequence ATGTCTGTTGATCGTAAAAAATTAATTTTAGAAGCCGCGACCAAGTCGTTTTCACTTTTTGGATATAAGGCAACGACGATGGATCAAGTCGCTAAAATTGCCAATGTGGGAAAAGGGACCATTTATACCTTTTATAAAAATAAAGAGGAGCTGTTTAAAGAAATCGTTCAGCGGATGATAGAGGAAATGAAATATGAAGCTGAACAATCTTTGGATGATCAATTCTCCTTTTTTGAAAATCTGCATCGGGCCGTTTATCGAATTCTGGAGTTCAGGCAGGAACATCAATTATCTTTAAAACTTCTTCAGGAAGAGCGGGAAATTGGTACGCCGGCCGTTCAGGAAATGGTTAATGAAATGGAAGAAGCCATTGTATCCTACATTAAGGAAAAACTAAAAATAGCGATTGATAAGGGCTATATACAGCCTTGCGATCCAGAGATAACAGCTTTCCTGATGCTAAAGATGTACCTTGCCCTGATTTTTGATTGGGAAAGGAACCATGCCCCGTTAGAGAAAGAGGAAATTGCTGAACTATTTAAAATATATTTGTTCAAAGGATTATCCGTAAAGTGA
- the yhfH gene encoding protein YhfH translates to MIQSSVEFFKNLPPKQCTECGKKIEEQHECYGNHCDHCLSGE, encoded by the coding sequence ATGATTCAAAGTAGCGTTGAGTTCTTTAAAAACCTGCCTCCGAAACAATGCACGGAATGCGGAAAAAAAATCGAAGAACAGCACGAATGTTATGGAAACCACTGTGATCATTGCCTTTCTGGAGAGTAG
- a CDS encoding MBL fold metallo-hydrolase has translation MKITVIGCWGGYPAKNEASSGYLLEYEDFRILLDCGSGVLSQLQNHMKPEDLGAVVLSHYHPDHVADIGVLQHAAFIQQILGSEKRTIPIYGHDLDEVEFGKLTYKDVTKGIAYTADQPLTIGPCKFTFMKTNHPVPCFAMRIEAENHSIVYTGDSSYMDELADFAKDANVLLCESNFYSDMDGSKAGHMTAREAGMLAEKADVQLLLLTHLPHYGNLDQLKKEASEVFKREIAVAKTNLEFQL, from the coding sequence ATGAAAATCACCGTAATTGGCTGCTGGGGCGGTTATCCAGCTAAAAATGAGGCAAGTTCCGGCTATTTGCTTGAATATGAAGATTTTCGCATTCTGCTTGATTGTGGCAGCGGTGTTCTATCACAGCTGCAAAACCATATGAAGCCGGAGGATCTTGGTGCAGTTGTATTATCCCACTATCATCCGGATCATGTAGCGGATATTGGTGTCCTGCAGCACGCTGCGTTCATACAGCAGATATTGGGCAGCGAAAAAAGGACGATTCCTATTTATGGTCATGATTTGGACGAAGTCGAGTTTGGTAAGTTAACTTATAAAGACGTGACAAAGGGGATAGCCTACACTGCTGATCAACCCTTAACCATTGGACCGTGTAAATTTACGTTCATGAAAACAAATCATCCAGTCCCTTGTTTTGCAATGAGGATTGAAGCAGAAAATCATTCGATAGTTTACACAGGGGATAGTTCATATATGGATGAGCTTGCAGATTTCGCTAAAGACGCAAATGTTTTACTATGTGAAAGTAACTTTTACAGTGATATGGATGGTTCAAAGGCGGGGCATATGACGGCAAGAGAAGCGGGCATGCTAGCGGAAAAGGCTGACGTCCAGCTTTTGCTGTTAACTCATCTCCCTCATTATGGGAATCTTGATCAACTGAAAAAAGAAGCATCCGAGGTATTCAAAAGGGAAATAGCTGTAGCTAAAACCAATCTCGAATTCCAACTATAA
- a CDS encoding lipoate--protein ligase → MLFIDNKGITDPRINLAIEEYALKHLNIDETYLLFYINRPSIIIGRNQNTIEEINADYVEGNGITVVRRLSGGGAVYHDLGNLNFSFITRDDGDSFHNFKKFTQPVVETLEKLGIHAELSGRNDILAEGKKISGNAMFSTKGRMFSHGTLLFKSEMDHIVSALKVKKDKIESKGIKSIRSRVGNIADFLKEPMSVEEFRSFLLQNIFKDSGKVTEYILTETDWEKIHIISEERYQNWEWNYGKSPKFNLQNSHRFPVGSVDIRLEVNRGIIENCKIYGDFFGVGEVADIEQKLTGTRYEKEAISRVLDEIDVRHYFGNVTKEEILALIY, encoded by the coding sequence GTGCTTTTTATTGATAATAAGGGAATTACAGATCCAAGAATTAACCTTGCCATTGAAGAATATGCACTTAAACATTTAAATATAGATGAAACCTATCTTTTATTTTACATTAATCGTCCTTCAATCATCATAGGAAGAAATCAAAATACGATTGAAGAAATCAATGCCGATTATGTAGAAGGAAATGGCATTACAGTTGTTCGCCGCCTTTCCGGGGGGGGAGCGGTTTATCATGACCTAGGGAATCTAAATTTCAGTTTCATTACGAGGGACGATGGGGATAGTTTCCATAATTTCAAGAAATTCACCCAACCTGTCGTGGAAACGCTTGAGAAACTTGGAATACATGCTGAATTGAGCGGTCGTAACGATATTCTGGCTGAAGGAAAGAAAATTTCGGGAAACGCGATGTTTTCAACGAAGGGCAGAATGTTCAGTCATGGGACATTGCTGTTTAAATCAGAAATGGATCATATTGTATCCGCTTTAAAAGTGAAAAAAGATAAAATAGAGTCAAAAGGGATAAAATCAATAAGAAGCCGTGTCGGTAATATTGCTGATTTCTTAAAAGAACCGATGTCTGTTGAAGAGTTCCGTTCGTTCCTTCTGCAAAATATTTTCAAAGATAGCGGTAAGGTTACAGAGTATATTTTAACGGAGACGGATTGGGAGAAAATTCACATAATCTCTGAAGAAAGGTATCAAAACTGGGAGTGGAATTACGGAAAATCGCCTAAATTCAACTTGCAAAACTCACATAGATTCCCTGTGGGGTCTGTTGACATCCGCCTTGAAGTGAACAGGGGAATTATTGAAAATTGTAAAATCTACGGCGATTTCTTCGGGGTCGGAGAGGTTGCGGATATTGAACAAAAGCTTACTGGAACACGTTATGAAAAGGAAGCAATCAGCAGGGTACTAGATGAGATCGATGTTCGTCATTATTTTGGCAATGTAACGAAAGAAGAAATATTGGCACTAATATATTAA